In the Anoplopoma fimbria isolate UVic2021 breed Golden Eagle Sablefish chromosome 7, Afim_UVic_2022, whole genome shotgun sequence genome, one interval contains:
- the LOC129093065 gene encoding GTPase IMAP family member 7-like: MSNRRRIVILGKTGSGKSSLANTIFGDELFKIGHTANSETSKCGAITKSVNGRNITLIDTPGFFDTDRSEEELKPGIVRCITECAPGPHAFFIVLKVERFTEQEQEVITQILKYFSEEALKYTIVIFTHGGQLSENMKIEQWVNHNAYLRALVKNCGGRCHVFDNRKWKNNQQDEYRSNQFQVKELLKTIDKMIEANKGSWYTREKQQSHVGLLIAMAGLTAAALLGLFLG, from the exons A TGTCAAACAGAAGGAGAATTGTCATCCTGGGAAAAACTGGAAGTGGGAAAAGCAGCCTGGCTAACACCATATTTGGAGATGAACTGTTCAAGATTGGCCACACTGCCAACTCTGAAACTAGTAAATGTGGAGCCATAACGAAATCTGTCAATGGAAGAAACATCACTTTGATCGACACTCCTGGTTTCTTCGACACAGATCGatctgaggaggagctgaagccTGGAATAGTGAGGTGTATCACAGAGTGCGCTCCTGGGCCTCATGCTTTTTTCATTGTGCTTAAAGTGGAGAGATTCACAGAGCAGGAGCAGGAAGTTATCACacaaatacttaaatatttCTCTGAGGAAGCTTTGAAATATACCATAGTTATCTTTACTCATGGTGGCCAGCTCTCAGAGAATATGAAGATCGAGCAGTGGGTCAACCACAATGCATATCTGAGGGCTCTGGTGAAGAACTGTGGAGGCCGGTGCCACGTCTTTGATAATAGAAAATGGAAGAACAACCAGCAAGATGAATACAGGAGCAATCAGTTCCAAGTGAAAGAGCTGCTCAAAACAATAGATAAAATGATTGAGGCAAACAAAGGAAGCTGGTACACCCGTGAGAAACAACAATCTCATGTGGGTTTGCTCATAGCAATGGCAGGTCTGACAGCCGCAGCATTGTTGGGACTTTTCCTTGGTTAG
- the LOC129093874 gene encoding uncharacterized protein LOC129093874 has product MYSIIDGHYSLSVSNDRRIVILGKTGSGKSSLANTIFEDESFKIGRTANSETSKCGAITKSVNGRNITLIDTPGFFLYFPEEVLKFATVLFTHGDQLEEGQTIEDFVRGNEPLSDLVKKCGGRCHVVDNKYWKNNQQDEYRNNQFQVKELLKTMEKITEANGGRCYTNEMLQAVEEKIKQEVELIRKSPGNMSEIEIREKAKDRVYERLLKLAGITTTILLGGLFGLLCLLKR; this is encoded by the coding sequence ATGTACAGTATTATTGATGGACATTATTCTCTTTCAGTGTCAAATGATAGGAGAATTGTCATCCTGGGAAAAACTGGAAGTGGGAAAAGCAGCCTGGCTAACACCATATTTGAAGATGAATCGTTCAAGATCGGCCGCACTGCCAACTCTGAAACTAGTAAATGTGGAGCCATAACAAAATCTGTCAATGGAAGAAACATCACTTTGATCGACACTCCTGGTTTCTTCTTATACTTTCCTGAAGAAGTTCTCAAGTTTGCGACAGTTCTCTTTACTCATGGTGACCAGCTCGAGGAAGGACAGACCATTGAGGACTTTGTCCGTGGTAATGAGCCTCTGAGTGATCTGGTGAAGAAGTGCGGAGGCCGCTGCCATGTCGTTGATAATAAATACTGGAAGAACAACCAGCAGGATGAATACAGGAACAACCAGTTCCAAGTGAAGGAGCTGCTCAAAACAATGGAAAAGATAACTGAGGCAAACGGAGGAAGGTGCTACACCAATGAGATGCTACAAGcagtggaggaaaaaataaaacaggaggtGGAGCTCATTAGAAAGTCACCAGGAAACATGTCAGAGATAGAGATCAGAGAGAAGGCTAAAGACAGAGTATATGAGAGGCTTTTAAAACTGGCAGGTATCACAACAACTATATTGTTAGGAGGTTTATTTGGTTTATTATGTTTGCTCAAAAGGTGA
- the LOC129093718 gene encoding GTPase IMAP family member 7-like: MSNDRRIVILGKTGSGKSSLANTIFGDESFKPGSTANSETSKCGAIIKSVNERNITLIDTPGFFDTDQSQKMKSGIVRCITECAPGPHAFLIVLKVERFTEHEQAVIAKIKQYFSEEVLKFATVLFTHGDQLEEGQTIEDFVRGNELLSDLVKKCGGRCHVVDNKYWKNNEQDEYRNNQFQVKELLKTIEKITEANRGSCYTNEMLQVVEEEIKQEVSKSPGNMSEIREKAKDRVYERLWIKLAGITIGTLLGAVFGVVVMVKLVVSALEAGSSLARISAYVSGTAATGTGTAAGTAAGTGTAAGTATGTGTAAGVATTKSLIVASGIVGAVLGGVAGYYAAEGADTVSEAAERAAKIVKEGSKSIVDGVKSILS; encoded by the exons A TGTCAAATGATAGGAGAATTGTCATCCTGGGAAAAACTGGAAGTGGGAAAAGCAGCCTGGCTAACACCATATTTGGAGATGAATCGTTCAAGCCCGGCAGCACTGCCAACTCTGAAACTAGTAAATGTGGAGCCATAATAAAATCTGTCAATGAAAGAAACATCACTTTGATCGACACTCCTGGTTTCTTCGACACAGATCAATCTCAGAAGATGAAGTCTGGAATAGTGAGGTGCATCACAGAGTGCGCTCCTGGGCCTCATGCTTTTCTCATTGTGCTTAAAGTGGAGAGATTCACAGAGCATGAGCAGGCTGTCATcgctaaaataaaacaatacttttcTGAAGAAGTTCTCAAGTTTGCGACAGTTCTCTTTACTCATGGTGACCAGCTCGAGGAAGGACAGACCATTGAGGACTTTGTCCGTGGTAATGAGCTTCTGAGTGATCTGGTGAAGAAGTGCGGAGGCCGCTGCCATGTCGTTGATAATAAATACTGGAAGAACAACGAGCAGGATGAATACAGGAACAACCAGTTCCAAGTGAAGGAGCTGCTCAAAACAATAGAAAAGATAACTGAGGCAAACAGAGGAAGCTGCTACACCAATGAGATGCTCCAAGTAgtggaggaagaaataaaacaggagGTTAGTAAGTCACCAGGAAACATgtcagagatcagagagaagGCTAAAGACAGAGTATATGAGAGGCTTTGGATCAAACTGGCAGGTATCACAATAGGTACATTGTTAGGGGCTGTTTTTGGTGTAGTAGTGATGGTCAAACTAGTTGTCTCAGCTTTAGAGGCAGGGAGTTCTTTAGCCAGAATATCAGCATATGTATCAggaacagcagcaacaggaacaggaacagcagcaggaacagcagcaggaacaggaacagcagcaggaacagcaacaggaacaggaacagCAGCAGGAGTAGCCACTACAAAGTCTTTAATCGTGGCATCTGGCATAGTGGGAGCAGTGTTAGGAGGTGTTGCAGGATATTATGCAGCTGAGGGAGCAGACACAGTATCGGAAGCAGCAGAGAGGGCAGCAAAGATTGTTAAGGAAGGAAGCAAATCTATTGTGGATGGAGTGAAATCtattttgagttaa